A single window of Rhizobium sp. CCGE531 DNA harbors:
- a CDS encoding GNAT family N-acetyltransferase: MQEAVEITEFKGTICRDIMSELTEWFTDPNVIDACAGAVETLPMFGCIEATTVAGFVSLRAHPPAAMEILVIATRRQYHRSGVGKRLLAAAETFARSSDCKLLTVKTLAPRGKDEPQYEKTRAFYDRNGFIRAEIFPTLWDESDPCLFFVKPLISIN, encoded by the coding sequence ATGCAGGAAGCTGTCGAGATAACCGAATTCAAAGGCACGATCTGTCGTGACATCATGTCAGAGCTTACGGAGTGGTTCACCGATCCCAATGTCATCGATGCCTGCGCAGGCGCCGTGGAAACCCTGCCGATGTTCGGCTGCATTGAAGCAACCACCGTCGCCGGTTTCGTTTCGCTGCGCGCGCATCCGCCGGCCGCCATGGAGATCCTGGTGATTGCGACCCGGCGCCAATATCACCGCAGCGGCGTCGGCAAGCGATTGCTGGCGGCAGCCGAGACCTTCGCGCGTTCCTCCGACTGCAAGCTCTTGACGGTCAAGACGCTCGCGCCGCGTGGCAAAGACGAACCGCAATATGAAAAGACTCGCGCCTTTTATGACAGGAATGGCTTCATCCGCGCCGAAATATTCCCAACTCTCTGGGATGAGAGCGATCCATGTCTTTTCTTCGTCAAACCCTTGATTTCTATCAATTAG